In the genome of Miscanthus floridulus cultivar M001 unplaced genomic scaffold, ASM1932011v1 fs_152_1_2, whole genome shotgun sequence, one region contains:
- the LOC136530523 gene encoding coniferyl alcohol acyltransferase-like → MASVHGCKDLHVRVVSRRLVMASNTSIEPHVLAVSNLDLLPQTIQVAMFCLYPKPPATTVAFDAVVATFEAGLPSLLNHYFLLAGRIATNPSSGLPEVHCSNQGAELVVGEAGGVALASLNYAEMSTSLRRIQLPYGEDVALSVQVVSFSCGGFTVAWSTNHLLVDGRALSSLVSAWSELALSGKLSTGSQPNLDRSVFRPRPTPSYSAADLNEAFTAVDARSQVNVLTFQQSFVERLYYVDASDIAWLREEASRNGRRATRVQAVSAYLWKALAGVVGAADACCRMGWWVDGRPRLTSPPELRTAMRNYVGNVTTFVLREERVDHVARAPLADVAAMVSDTITAPAYNEHIQELVDWVEEHKTERYVETACIGLGSPTMTVTSFASFATDTDFGFGPAAMVLPTSAMTARLCSGFMQIAARPGGDGSWIASAFLWTQLAAALESDEPRVFRPVTAEYLGLSATQFLHSRI, encoded by the coding sequence ATGGCTAGCGTCCATGGCTGCAAGGACTTGCATGTCCGAGTCGTGAGCCGCCGTCTCGTGATGGCATCCAACACCTCCATCGAGCCGCACGTCCTCGCCGTCTCCAACCTCGATCTCCTCCCGCAAACCATACAGGTCGCCATGTTCTGCCTCTACCCCAAGCCTCCGGCCACCACCGTGGCCTTCGACGCCGTCGTGGCCACCTTCGAGGCTGGCTTGCCTTCCTTGCTGAACCACTACTTCCTTCTCGCCGGCCGCATCGCGACCAACCCGAGCTCCGGCCTCCCCGAGGTTCACTGCAGCAACCAAGGCGCGGAGCTCGTGGTCGGGGAAGCCGGCGGCGTGGCGCTGGCGAGCCTGAACTACGCCGAGATGAGCACGTCCTTGAGGAGGATCCAGCTGCCGTACGGCGAGGACGTGGCGCTGTCTGTTCAGGTGGTGTCGTTCTCGTGCGGCGGCTTCACCGTGGCGTGGTCCACCAACCACCTGCTCGTCGACGGGAGAGCGCTCAGCTCGCTCGTCAGCGCGTGGTCAGAGCTCGCCTTGTCGGGGAAGCTCTCCACGGGGTCCCAGCCGAACCTCGACCGCTCCGTGTTCCGGCCTCGCCCGACGCCGTCATACAGCGCCGCCGATCTCAACGAGGCGTTCACGGCGGTGGACGCCAGGAGCCAGGTCAACGTCCTGACTTTCCAGCAGAGCTTTGTCGAGCGCCTGTACTACGTCGACGCGTCCGACATCGCCTGGCTGCGCGAGGAGGCGAGCCGAAACGGCCGGCGCGCGACTCGCGTACAGGCTGTTTCGGCCTACCTCTGGAAGGCCCTCGCCGGCGTCGTGGGCGCGGCGGACGCATGCTGCCGGATGGGATGGTGGGTGGACGGGCGCCCACGGCTCACATCGCCGCCGGAGCTCCGCACCGCGATGCGCAACTACGTCGGCAACGTCACCACCTTCGTGCTCCGAGAGGAGCGCGTGGACCACGTTGCGCGGGCGCCGCTGGCGGACGTGGCCGCCATGGTGAGCGACACGATCACAGCGCCGGCGTACAACGAGCACATCCAGGAGCTGGTGGACTGGGTGGAGGAGCACAAGACCGAGCGGTACGTCGAGACCGCGTGCATCGGGCTGGGCAGCCCGACGATGACCGTGACCTCGTTCGCCTCGTTCGCCACCGACACGGACTTCGGCTTCGGCCCCGCCGCTATGGTACTGCCAACAAGCGCGATGACGGCGAGGTTGTGCTCTGGGTTCATGCAGATCGCCGCACGACCCGGGGGTGATGGCTCGTGGATTGCCAGCGCTTTCCTGTGGACGCAGCTTGCGGCGGCGCTCGAGTCCGACGAGCCGCGCGTCTTCAGGCCCGTCACCGCGGAGTACCTGGGCCTGTCTGCCACACAGTTCCTGCACAGCCGCATCTGA